A region from the Nostoc sp. HK-01 genome encodes:
- a CDS encoding MATE efflux family protein gives MTIEVSPKYNFLPRFYKLASISMLSNMMVPLAGLVDIAFLGHLADIRHLAGVILATIIFDYLYRVLKFLRSSVNALTAQAVGLDDHKAVLLAGIRSGLIALGMGLLILSLQYPLQKLGFTILSGSPDIEIAGADYFQARIWGAPAVLLNFVLIGWFMGQEKNSVVLLMSVIGNGSNVVLDYLMISLWGWESMGAGLATAISQYLALVTGVIYACFSIPWQTVPAALQEVFDWVALKDTVALKSNILIRFVVLISTYAIFTNLSAAMGTEILAENGLLLQIALLSQFTVQGVGMTTQTLTGNFYSKGAKEQMSSLLTVSILTSLVIALGFAAVSVLFPDTVFGLLTNHAEVNKHISTYTIWLLPLLGLTAVAFMLEGYFIGLKEGATLRNAVLIAFGLGFLPVAITASYLHNNQLLWMSLVAYMAVNLTVLAVQIPRTFGSPTLENQQPLPSS, from the coding sequence ATGACAATTGAGGTCTCACCCAAGTACAACTTCTTGCCTCGCTTTTACAAATTGGCAAGCATTAGTATGCTATCCAACATGATGGTTCCCCTAGCAGGTTTGGTAGACATCGCCTTTTTGGGACACTTGGCAGATATCCGTCACTTGGCGGGAGTTATTTTAGCAACGATTATTTTTGATTACCTTTACCGGGTGTTGAAATTCCTGCGTTCTAGTGTGAATGCGCTGACTGCACAAGCTGTCGGACTCGATGACCACAAAGCCGTACTCTTAGCTGGGATACGTAGTGGCTTAATTGCGCTGGGAATGGGCTTATTAATTCTGTCCCTACAATACCCATTACAAAAACTTGGCTTTACAATTCTCAGCGGTTCCCCAGACATTGAAATTGCTGGGGCTGATTATTTCCAAGCCAGAATTTGGGGAGCGCCAGCCGTGCTGCTGAATTTTGTCTTAATTGGCTGGTTTATGGGGCAAGAAAAGAATAGTGTAGTCTTGCTCATGTCTGTGATTGGTAACGGTTCTAATGTGGTCTTGGACTATTTGATGATTTCGCTGTGGGGTTGGGAAAGTATGGGAGCCGGACTAGCCACAGCGATTAGTCAATATCTGGCGCTAGTGACTGGCGTGATATATGCCTGCTTTAGTATTCCCTGGCAAACTGTACCCGCTGCTTTACAAGAAGTATTTGATTGGGTAGCCTTGAAAGATACTGTAGCGCTCAAGAGTAACATTCTCATTCGCTTTGTTGTGCTGATTTCCACTTATGCCATCTTCACCAACTTGAGCGCAGCAATGGGAACAGAAATCTTAGCCGAAAATGGGTTGTTATTACAGATTGCTTTGCTAAGTCAGTTTACAGTCCAAGGTGTGGGAATGACCACTCAAACACTCACTGGGAACTTTTATAGCAAAGGTGCTAAAGAACAGATGAGTTCACTACTGACTGTCTCAATATTAACCAGTTTGGTAATTGCATTGGGTTTTGCTGCCGTGTCTGTACTGTTTCCTGATACAGTATTTGGACTCTTAACTAATCACGCCGAAGTTAACAAACATATCAGTACTTATACAATTTGGTTATTGCCACTTTTAGGATTAACCGCCGTTGCCTTTATGTTGGAAGGTTATTTCATCGGCTTAAAAGAAGGTGCAACCCTACGTAATGCAGTCTTAATTGCCTTTGGATTGGGCTTTTTGCCTGTAGCAATTACAGCTTCGTATCTTCACAATAACCAACTATTGTGGATGTCGCTGGTAGCTTATATGGCAGTTAATTTAACAGTATTGGCAGTACAAATACCCCGCACATTTGGTAGCCCAACTCTAGAAAATCAGCAACCACTACCATCTAGTTAG
- a CDS encoding peptidase M23B — MGQRPKKVLLSGATLLVFGLGVVGFSTLGSNVETVTAREVQQRTATRSNGWLAASFPVENFQAYTSPFGYRRSATGGSNWEFHGGLDIAAPQGSYIRNWWVGTVVKVADRTACGTHIVIKSGEWEHTYCHLEGHVETASGRRYLIDRAGGIQIWEGQVIPTGVRIARVGMTGRTTGPHLHWGLKYANNYVDPALVLREMFTQQQIASRESKIIIQESKNQRDSGY, encoded by the coding sequence ATGGGTCAAAGACCAAAAAAAGTATTGCTTTCTGGAGCTACACTATTAGTATTTGGTTTAGGTGTTGTTGGTTTCAGCACTTTAGGGTCAAATGTAGAAACGGTTACAGCCAGAGAAGTGCAACAAAGAACAGCCACCAGAAGCAATGGTTGGTTAGCCGCTTCTTTTCCGGTAGAAAACTTTCAAGCATACACATCACCCTTTGGTTATCGCCGTTCTGCGACGGGTGGGTCTAATTGGGAATTTCACGGCGGCTTAGATATAGCTGCACCACAAGGTAGTTATATTCGCAATTGGTGGGTAGGGACAGTAGTTAAAGTGGCCGATCGCACTGCTTGCGGAACTCACATAGTTATTAAATCCGGCGAGTGGGAACATACCTATTGCCATTTGGAAGGTCATGTAGAAACTGCATCTGGTCGGCGTTACTTGATAGATAGGGCTGGTGGAATTCAGATTTGGGAAGGTCAAGTAATTCCCACTGGAGTCAGGATTGCTCGTGTGGGTATGACAGGACGCACCACCGGGCCGCATCTCCATTGGGGACTGAAATATGCAAATAACTATGTAGACCCTGCTTTAGTGTTACGAGAAATGTTTACTCAGCAACAAATTGCCAGCCGAGAGTCAAAAATTATTATTCAAGAGTCAAAAAATCAGCGCGATTCTGGTTATTAA